From the Mus musculus strain C57BL/6J chromosome 10, GRCm38.p6 C57BL/6J genome, the window tctgagattctgggatcctgagatccttggtgtcagagctcctgggaatagagcttcttctgggtattgtgggactggctgtggagatgaggaccaaggtctgctcagggcaccagctcAGACTGATAGGAACCTGTGACACTGGTCAGGTGCAGTTTCTTAGTGCCCcggtcctgctggtcccagttacttacCATGTTGGGACAGATGTTATGTTCTATGCACCTCTGATCcaatgatcctgggtgtgttagagcacttgAGAGTGGGTCTTCCACTGTGTGTGGAGACTGGTTAATGAGTTGACACCCGAGGTCTGCACTAGGCACTGCCCCAGACTGAATGCAAACTTAATAACGTCTAAGAATATTTGAGACTTTACAGCGAATTTATTCTACTCTTTCGTTTTCTTTGTGGTAGAATCCTTGTATATCCAGGACTTTCGAGATCCCAAACTATAGCACAAACTGCTTTGGAATTTACAgatatgcctgcttctgcttctttatGATAATATTGTAGCAATGTAGTGGGACGCTTGTATATTCTGGTGATATAAACAACGACATAGacactttttcatattttaaatcttAGGCATTTTAGATGAGCAGATTACCAGACAGATTTCAACCTCACTAATTCCAAATCTGGCACTATGTCCTGGATGCAGAAAGCTCTACTTCTCTCCTCATCTTCACATCCAAACAATAATGTTGGTGTCCTGCTAGCAAATCTCTCCCCTTTGCCTTCTGCTTTGAAGAATCCCCATATCTCCTGGAAGTTTTGCTATCCCACTTTCTGCTTAGCTATTAGTGGTCAGATATATATTACATCCAAAAGACAAGTGAAGAAGGATGTATATTCAAAAAATATTAGACCAGTGATGGGATATAGAAATAGCAATTCCTTGAACTGAAAACTAAGATAGAACATTGCTCTCAACAAGTTTGGCAGTAAACAACTTAATATAGTGAAAAAAAGTCACACAAAGTACCCCTACATAGAGACTTGCCATCATGCCTATACTTTTCAGTGCTTTATTAAGAACCCTTTTGTGGGATAATACACCATGCCAGAAAGCATAAGCTTGAGTGGTTCTGACAACCCAACAGCCATGTACCCACCTGAGATGGTAGGCATCTCCCTATACCCTACTTGATTCCTTAATTGACACATGTGCCATATTTCCCACAAAAGGAAAAATCACCTGTGATCACATGTAGAAAACTAAAGTTCTTTATGCTAATGAGGAATGCAGAGTCCCTGAGGTTTTACCCAATAAGATTGCCTTCCTGAACATTATTTCTTACAAAACGTATTTAATCTCTAGTACATGCTTAGAATGTGATATGCACTTATTTTCCAAGATGTACAAACAATAAAGTTTGTACAAAATCAAAATCTTGCCGCAGATAGATTGAAATTGTAAAGTAAGTTCTTTCACAATAATCTACCACAGGAATCTGGTAGCTTTATGAAGAATCAATTATTTTGCATAATTTTTGATATTGGAAGAGAAGAAGAGTGGATAACTTGGAAGAAATATACTTGATTTTATGGTTGAATTATGTTATATTTCCACATCTACAAACAAGAGAAAGCAAGCTCTCTTGGGTCTATAATTAACAAGGTCCCCCTTTCAGGATCTCATTAACTACAATTGTCATAGCATaccattttaattgaaaaaaattcatTGGCTGACCTAAAAGTGTGGGTTCTAAGCAAACACAACCATTCAAAGTATAGAACTAGTGCACTAAAATTGTGTATAATTATTATGAGTTCCCCACGTGAATGCTGTGATACTTCTCTGCAGGATAAATGCACGAAACTACCAACTCGTTTTGGCCATGTTATTTGCCGTCAATGAGATAAACTTGAACTCTCATATTTTACCAAACACCTCTCTTGGACTTGAGATTTATAATCTGCCAGCTATTGGAAGGAATATTTTTAGGACTGTATTCTCTTGGCTCACGGGTTTGAGTAGTGTGATCCCTAATTATACAtgtagaaaagaaagcaaatcagCTGCTACACTTACTGGGCTATCATGGAAAACATCTGAAACAATTTGGACCATATTGGATCTTTACAAATTTCCTCAGGTGAGTGCAAGTGATGTGAGTGATGAGCAGCCAGAACTCTTTTCTCTGAATTTAGCTGTTTGTAAAATGAAAGGAACAGAGTTTGATTACTTAAGTTGAAATATCATCTACAAAGACAAAGACACATTGGGGTTTTTTGGTGGGGGGGTTGttatggttttttgttgttgttgttttgttttgttttttttacttttgaatatagaatactggctgattttgtgtcaacttgacccaggctggagttatcacagagaaaggagcttcagtttagaaaatgcctccagaagacacggctgcaaggcattttcacaattagtGATTGAGAGgtgagggcccattgtgggtggtgccatccctgggctggtagtcttgggttctataagaaagcaagctgaacaagccaaggGAACAtgccagtaacatccctccacagactttgcatcagctcctgattcctgacctgcttgcGTTCCAATactaacttcctttggtgatcaacaacaatgtggaaagtttaataatttcattttatcttttaagaCCAAGACATTTTGAATGGCAATTCTTGTTCTCCATTttaacattttgtatttctttcagcTTACTTTTGGGCCTTTTGATCCTGTTCAGATTGATAGAAACCAGTTTCGATCTCTCTACCAGGTGGCCCCCAAAGACACAGCTCTGTTGTCTGGTATTGCCTCTTTGATGCTTCATTTCAACTGGAACTGGGTGGGACTCCTCATCCCAGCTGACCAGAGAGGTGCTCAGTTTTTATCAGACTTTAGAAAGGAGCTAGACAAAACTAGAATCTGCATAGCTTTTGTGCAAACAGTATTATATCTGGGGGAAACCCTACTTCGTTTGCTATCACAAGATCATATCCACATTCTAGAATCATCGACCGCAGACGTGATTGTAATTTATGGACCCACTTCTATTCTATTAACCTTAATAGAAAGCACATATAGAAAGTACAACATGAAAAAAATTTGGGTTATGAATACAAAATGGTTTTGCCCCAATATAGAACTATATAATATGTTAGAATTATCCCATGGGGCTCTCATTTTTTCACCCCATTATGAGGAGATTGCTGGTTTCAAAAAGTTTATGCAAGAAGCCACCCCCATCAAGTACCCagaagatatttttcttcatatattgTGGTACTGGTATTTCAAATGCtcatttttgcattttgaatgtaaaatatttaaaaactgtcTGCAGAATGCCTCTTTGGAATTGTTGCCAGGGAATATTTTTACAATGACCATGACTGAAGAGAGTTACTATGTGTATAATGCTGTGTATGCAGTGGCCCACAGTCTGCATGAGGAGACACTCAGTCAAATACAATATCAACCACAGTCAAATATTGATAGGACTTTGTTATTCCCCTGGCAGGTAATGTGAATTCCTTGTATTTTAACCTCCCCAATATGACATCAGATGCTTTAAAAGCTCTCAAACTAGTTATGCTAGATTACTTTTTCCATTCAATAATCTATAAGAGGTAGCATATATTTCGGTGCCTAGATATCaatgtacatatatgtttataaacaTGATTAATAAGTGCACCTGTGGAAGATTGCATTTAACAGAATAATTCTTATTTTGGTAGAAAAAATATGGATATTTCTCTTTGCAATTTCTCAGAAGGAAAACCCAGGTTTttaatgatgcacctaacccttaagaggtTTGATGTCTCAGGGTGGGTAACATGCAGAGAAGGCTCCACCATCTCAGAGAAGAAGGTGATGGGCAACAGGGATATGGGTTGTCTGAGGGATAGCCTGGAAAGAAGAGCTGCAGGCAGAATGGAATTGAATAACTAaacttaaaataatatggataatagaaaaaataattatcTACATCCACCTTATCAAGGGGATTTAGGAAGTAAAATGATAATTGTCAGAAGAAAGATGACTAGAgggtaaagaaaataaacatattgATTAGAGATTACATTACTAGAGATAAacaagattaatttatttttcttcattctgACCTATAGTTAGTAGTAGTGGGTGTTCACAGTTGTCAATTTTACTGAATCTGGAATTATCTACAACTCAAAAGCATGCCTGTAGGGTCTCCTAGAGTTGCCATGGTATAGTTGGCTTGAGAGGTATGTGTCATGAGGTTATGGGTGTTTTCATCTTCGGATCCTGGAGAATTTTCTGTGCTTTTTTATTCTTAGGAACCGTAAGCACTCTCTAAGGTAGTAAAACATATAGGCCAACTGTCCCCCTCTGGATTCCATAGACGTTATCAAAATATGTAGGTTATCAAAATATGTAGATCTTGGCTAAAAATTCATGTTAAACAACACTGTCTAATTTGCAAACTGCTATTATATTCTACATTGTTATGTTTATTAACGTCTAATTTTTTAACTAAACAGTCtgtatacaaaacaaaacaaagaaaatcaagtATTCATGTTGATTTTATGCAAAATATATCCAATATTCCTGGATGCCATTAGAATTTTTATGTGCTAAAATCACTCCTGATTATCCACGAAACTCAAATTACCTCATCATAAATATAGAGGCTAAGAAATTTTCAGAAACTATAAGAAGATAGCTAGTTTTCAGAGAAGTTGAGGTTTGTTTACTATATAGTTCTTGATCATTTTTCAATACTTGGCATAAttctaaaacaattaaaaaataatggagCAAAGTAGACTCCTTTGCCATTATTGTACAGATTCTTAGAATTATGTCTTATTCCATTAGATCATAGTGATAGAAATGATGAacttagaatctttttttttgaaaaagttgAAACTTGTTTTCTCTCTTATCCTTGATTGTTTGGCACTGCTTGACAAATTATATTCTATACAAACTGacatttacaaaaacaaatatttatattctgCTAAGCTTTCCTTTGTTCAACCCCATAGGTAATTAATTAAAACAGCATTAACATGGTATATTACATACATGATACATTTACAGTCAGAACATAACTTCTTATGACTCTATAACTGCAATTTCATGACAGGATTTCATAAATGTTTTAGCTTCACCCTTTTCTGAAGAAGATTCAAGTGAAAAATTCTGTTGGGGACGATGTGGTTCTGGACTGGAAAAGGAAGGCAGATCCAGAGTATGATATTACCAACATTTGGAATTTCCCAACAGGTCTTTCACTATTAGTGAAAGTGGGTACATTTGTTCCCAGTGCTCCCAAAGGGAAACAATTGTCAATGTCTGAATATATGATTAACTGGCCCATAGGATTTACAGAGGTGGGTGTGTTTCTAATAGAAGTAAATATTATATGTTTCTGGATGTAATGACTCTTGGTTGGTATTATTGACCACATCAATACACTAAAAACTATCAATCTTAAGGTTTTTGCTGATGACTCATTCTGGTGgatgtgttttaaatattttccaattatctattcattt encodes:
- the Vmn2r82 gene encoding vomeronasal 2, receptor 82 precursor, which codes for MLLSWLLIVWFLQMPTFTWIIATHICPTDTKHLIHSDGTVVIGAFFPILHNSRVSKIIDWRYFPMDSDDYFGINARNYQLVLAMLFAVNEINLNSHILPNTSLGLEIYNLPAIGRNIFRTVFSWLTGLSSVIPNYTCRKESKSAATLTGLSWKTSETIWTILDLYKFPQLTFGPFDPVQIDRNQFRSLYQVAPKDTALLSGIASLMLHFNWNWVGLLIPADQRGAQFLSDFRKELDKTRICIAFVQTVLYLGETLLRLLSQDHIHILESSTADVIVIYGPTSILLTLIESTYRKYNMKKIWVMNTKWFCPNIELYNMLELSHGALIFSPHYEEIAGFKKFMQEATPIKYPEDIFLHILWYWYFKCSFLHFECKIFKNCLQNASLELLPGNIFTMTMTEESYYVYNAVYAVAHSLHEETLSQIQYQPQSNIDRTLLFPWQLHPFLKKIQVKNSVGDDVVLDWKRKADPEYDITNIWNFPTGLSLLVKVGTFVPSAPKGKQLSMSEYMINWPIGFTEIPHSVCSESCNPGFRKVALESKPTCCFDCTPCPDNEISNETGMDQCVHCPETHYASAEKRHCLKKTITFLSYNDPLGKGITLLSIGFSTLTALVIWVFVEHRGTPIIKANNRSLSYILLITLILCFLCPLLFIGLPNTATCIMQQYMFGLLFTVALSTVLAKTITVVMAFKITAPGRKIRWLLTSQVPKFVIPVCILIQVLLSGIWLGTSPPFIDKDYQSEHGHIIILCSKGSYIYFYCTLAYLGVMAFGSYLLAFLSRRLPDRFNESKSLAFSMLVFCSVWVMFLPVCHSTSGKVMVAMEMFSILASSASILIIVFAPKCYIVLFRPELNTLTHNRDKRHHRSKTLLKT